From Synoicihabitans lomoniglobus, the proteins below share one genomic window:
- a CDS encoding CotH kinase family protein, producing the protein MSIDSDFAKKHEPLTMTILGFRVWSLLLIWLLPSYAWGDPIITEFMADNDSVLADEDGEYEDWIEIYNPESVAIDLSGWALTDTADKMDKWVFPAVIIAPGDYLVVFASSKDRVDPSGNLHTNFGLKAGGEYLGLVKSDLVTVVSEFAPEYPAQITDVSYGISAPDPTSGNRVEGYFEEATPGGRNGGASSLILTESVEFSSDSTTFYDLLELKMAGANGGQLIRYEVAPPSEVGGAIEEPSEHSAVYTSPLEIRDSVVVRAAVFSSDGSRHGVVSTVQFLKLDRDSSLRVGDFTSSLPLLIIDDHGLGEFGKDGVERLGWLYGFEPNDSGFTAFSDQPDYAAMLTLEVRGQSSSTYAKKGYKFDLLNPWGSKTNIGLFGLASFDEWNAVAPFNWDTAFFRNAFAYGLSNTIGRWAARTRFVEAFVNFDNDGLTMADYAGIFVITDKTDVESGRIELAELGLDDNQGEGVTGGYLLLVDEPDDNKYAWTTDRGFPDILNSVLQVDTPKIDKITDLQRDYIVGYIQSMENALVADEAANWSRRNYLQYINRASWVDHHLLNVFMKNTDAFWRSAYFTKDRGERLAAGPIWDFDRSLDSADPRDDEPASWQLTESTSQGTAVDYWGFGWWGILARDSDFMQAWVDRWQALRVGPLSNSQLTERADSLTREIGPDAAARDAGRWLDNISSHGSFMNEANHIKDWLITRAGWIDNQFVPAPVLSDNGDGTRDITAPNGAQLIYTLGGADPRLRGGGIAPDAIITNETITVETFSHARFRAFDEANTAFPGSRWSGLVPSGERAPYAVPPRMVNVSTRAHISGAGDVLVAGLVIEEADGKSIIVRGIGPALAPHGINDALPDPLIRVFNETGEMVGSNQGWGTAANANELSDLFARVGAFPLESGAGDSAMQLQLPAGNYTIHLSSATDLSGSGLLEVYEADDIGSLLNLSTRGNTVGESDPLVAGFVVTGEAPKRVLIRGVGMGLSDYGVENPLSDPVLTLRSVDDVLAVNDDWDENPDVADASAYVGAFALANDATDAAMLVTLFPGIYTAAVSGKNDSDGVALVEIYEIR; encoded by the coding sequence ATGTCCATTGATTCTGATTTCGCTAAAAAACACGAACCTTTGACGATGACTATTTTGGGATTCCGAGTCTGGTCGTTGCTGCTGATTTGGTTGCTACCTTCATACGCATGGGGCGATCCAATCATAACTGAATTTATGGCTGATAATGATTCAGTATTGGCCGACGAAGATGGTGAATACGAGGATTGGATTGAGATTTATAATCCTGAATCAGTCGCGATTGATCTCTCTGGATGGGCGCTCACAGACACGGCTGACAAAATGGATAAGTGGGTGTTTCCAGCGGTCATAATAGCACCTGGCGATTATTTGGTTGTATTTGCATCGAGTAAGGACCGAGTAGATCCGAGCGGCAATTTACACACCAATTTTGGATTAAAGGCTGGCGGTGAATATCTTGGATTGGTGAAATCCGACTTGGTAACCGTCGTATCGGAGTTTGCACCGGAGTATCCAGCGCAAATTACTGATGTTTCCTACGGGATTTCTGCCCCGGACCCAACGAGCGGCAACCGGGTGGAAGGATATTTTGAGGAAGCGACTCCGGGGGGGCGCAATGGCGGTGCGAGTAGTCTGATACTCACCGAAAGCGTAGAGTTCTCGAGTGATTCGACCACGTTCTATGACCTGCTTGAACTGAAAATGGCCGGGGCGAACGGAGGGCAACTCATTCGCTATGAGGTGGCACCGCCTTCGGAGGTTGGCGGGGCGATTGAAGAGCCCAGTGAGCATTCAGCGGTATATACTTCGCCGCTTGAAATCCGGGATTCCGTCGTAGTTCGCGCAGCGGTGTTTTCTTCCGACGGTTCGCGGCATGGTGTGGTGAGCACGGTGCAATTCTTGAAACTCGACCGTGACTCAAGTTTAAGAGTCGGCGATTTCACTAGTTCGCTTCCGTTGCTCATTATTGACGACCATGGTCTCGGCGAGTTTGGAAAGGACGGCGTTGAGCGTCTGGGATGGCTGTATGGGTTTGAACCAAACGACAGCGGCTTCACTGCGTTTTCGGATCAACCGGATTACGCCGCGATGCTGACCCTTGAAGTTCGCGGACAATCATCCTCTACGTATGCGAAGAAAGGATACAAATTTGATCTATTGAATCCTTGGGGCAGTAAGACCAATATCGGGCTTTTTGGACTGGCGAGCTTTGACGAATGGAATGCGGTAGCCCCATTTAACTGGGACACCGCGTTTTTTCGTAACGCGTTTGCCTATGGCTTGAGTAACACCATAGGTCGTTGGGCCGCTCGCACTCGTTTCGTTGAGGCGTTCGTAAACTTCGATAACGATGGTCTGACGATGGCGGATTACGCCGGTATATTCGTAATCACGGACAAAACTGACGTTGAATCCGGCCGCATCGAGTTGGCGGAATTGGGTCTTGATGATAATCAGGGTGAAGGTGTGACAGGAGGCTATCTTTTGCTGGTAGATGAACCTGATGACAACAAATATGCTTGGACGACCGACCGCGGATTTCCCGACATACTGAACTCGGTGCTGCAAGTCGATACGCCGAAGATCGACAAAATTACTGATCTTCAACGAGATTACATTGTCGGATATATCCAATCCATGGAGAATGCGCTTGTCGCCGACGAGGCCGCGAATTGGTCCCGACGAAACTACCTCCAATACATCAATCGTGCGTCATGGGTTGATCATCACCTCTTGAATGTGTTTATGAAGAACACGGATGCGTTTTGGCGTAGCGCCTACTTCACCAAGGATCGAGGTGAACGCCTCGCTGCCGGTCCGATTTGGGATTTCGATCGCAGTCTTGATTCCGCCGACCCGCGTGATGACGAGCCTGCCTCTTGGCAATTGACCGAATCGACCAGTCAGGGAACTGCGGTGGACTATTGGGGATTTGGTTGGTGGGGGATATTGGCGCGTGATTCGGATTTTATGCAGGCGTGGGTCGATCGTTGGCAGGCGTTGCGGGTAGGTCCCTTAAGTAATTCACAATTGACCGAGCGTGCGGATTCGTTGACTCGCGAAATCGGACCCGATGCCGCAGCTCGCGATGCAGGTAGATGGCTGGATAATATAAGCTCTCACGGGAGTTTTATGAATGAGGCCAATCACATCAAGGATTGGCTAATTACTCGAGCCGGTTGGATCGACAATCAGTTTGTGCCTGCACCGGTGCTGAGTGACAATGGCGATGGAACTCGGGATATAACAGCGCCGAATGGAGCGCAGCTCATTTATACGCTTGGTGGGGCGGATCCGCGCTTGCGTGGTGGCGGCATTGCTCCCGATGCCATCATTACCAATGAAACCATCACCGTGGAGACCTTCAGTCATGCCCGTTTTCGTGCTTTTGACGAAGCCAATACGGCTTTCCCGGGCAGCCGATGGAGTGGTCTGGTGCCTAGCGGCGAGCGTGCTCCCTACGCAGTGCCGCCCCGTATGGTAAATGTTTCCACCCGAGCGCACATTTCTGGAGCTGGTGATGTTTTGGTTGCTGGTCTCGTTATCGAAGAAGCAGACGGAAAGTCGATTATTGTTCGCGGTATTGGTCCAGCTTTGGCGCCCCACGGGATCAATGATGCTCTCCCCGATCCCTTAATTCGCGTGTTCAACGAGACCGGAGAAATGGTGGGAAGTAATCAGGGGTGGGGGACCGCAGCCAACGCGAACGAATTATCCGATCTGTTTGCAAGGGTGGGAGCGTTCCCCTTGGAATCGGGCGCGGGGGACAGTGCCATGCAACTACAATTACCGGCTGGAAACTATACGATCCACCTGAGCAGCGCCACAGATCTAAGCGGAAGTGGATTACTTGAAGTATATGAAGCCGACGACATTGGATCGCTACTTAATCTCTCCACTCGTGGTAATACGGTGGGAGAATCAGATCCGCTCGTCGCTGGATTCGTTGTCACCGGTGAAGCGCCTAAGCGCGTGCTCATTCGTGGCGTGGGAATGGGTCTGTCAGACTATGGAGTCGAAAACCCCTTGTCGGATCCAGTCCTGACTTTGCGATCTGTAGACGATGTATTGGCCGTCAACGATGACTGGGACGAGAATCCGGATGTAGCAGATGCCAGCGCTTACGTTGGCGCTTTCGCATTGGCAAACGATGCGACCGACGCGGCAATGTTGGTCACACTATTCCCAGGAATTTACACAGCGGCGGTATCCGGAAAGAATGATTCCGACGGAGTAGCCTTGGTGGAAATTTATGAGATTCGGTGA
- a CDS encoding DUF1329 domain-containing protein, translated as MKSFFQLTGGLLSATLLSAAISEADLARLGDDLTPLGGEVAGNADGSIPAWNGGLTSAPAGYTPGDHHPDPYASDTPLVTIDATNLATYRDQLTAGAVALIETYPDTYKVKVYPTHRSASVPQRISDATREFAPTARVVNDGSGVEGTIRGIPFPVPQSGIEVLWNHLLRYRGDAAIRRIGQAAPQRNGSYTMVEFEDEFMFNYARPDLGPGDLNNTIIFFKQAVLAPARLAGTILMVHETLDQIVEPRRAWVYNAGQRRVRRAPQVAYDNPGTAADGMRTSDQFDMFNGAPDRYTWELVGKREMIVPYNSYQLHSDQVSPDDILQPLHINQDLARYEKHRVWVVEARLKEGTSHVYSRRTLYVDEDSWQILAVDQYDTRGDLWRVSEAHCINYYDAQTFWSTLEVHTDLVAGRYLAIGLDNDQPMYDFTIERDERDYSPNALRKAGIR; from the coding sequence ATGAAATCTTTTTTCCAACTCACCGGCGGCCTGCTCTCCGCCACCCTCCTCTCCGCCGCCATCAGCGAGGCCGACCTCGCCCGTCTCGGCGACGACCTCACGCCACTCGGCGGCGAAGTGGCCGGCAATGCCGACGGTTCCATCCCAGCTTGGAACGGCGGCCTCACCAGCGCTCCCGCCGGTTATACTCCCGGTGATCACCATCCCGATCCCTACGCCTCGGACACTCCGCTCGTCACCATCGACGCGACCAACCTGGCGACGTATCGCGATCAGCTCACCGCCGGGGCCGTGGCGTTGATCGAGACCTATCCCGACACCTACAAGGTCAAGGTCTACCCGACCCATCGCAGCGCCTCCGTTCCCCAACGCATCTCCGACGCCACTCGCGAATTTGCTCCCACCGCCCGCGTCGTCAACGACGGCTCCGGCGTCGAGGGCACCATTCGCGGCATTCCATTTCCCGTCCCGCAAAGCGGCATCGAAGTGTTGTGGAATCACCTGCTGCGCTACCGGGGTGACGCCGCCATCCGTCGCATCGGTCAAGCCGCCCCCCAACGCAACGGCAGCTACACCATGGTCGAGTTCGAGGACGAGTTCATGTTCAACTACGCCCGGCCCGACCTCGGTCCCGGCGACCTCAACAATACCATCATCTTCTTCAAACAAGCCGTGCTCGCGCCCGCCCGTCTCGCCGGGACCATCCTCATGGTGCACGAGACCCTCGACCAAATCGTCGAGCCCCGTCGCGCTTGGGTTTACAATGCGGGCCAACGCCGCGTCCGGCGCGCCCCGCAGGTCGCCTACGACAACCCCGGCACCGCCGCCGACGGCATGCGCACCAGCGACCAGTTCGACATGTTCAACGGCGCGCCCGATCGCTACACGTGGGAACTCGTCGGCAAGCGCGAGATGATCGTGCCCTACAACAGTTACCAATTGCACAGCGACCAGGTTTCTCCCGACGACATCCTTCAGCCCCTGCACATCAATCAGGACCTTGCCCGCTACGAAAAGCATCGCGTCTGGGTCGTCGAGGCCCGCCTGAAGGAAGGCACCAGCCACGTCTACTCCCGCCGCACCCTCTACGTCGACGAAGACTCCTGGCAGATCCTCGCCGTCGACCAATACGACACCCGCGGCGATCTCTGGCGTGTCTCCGAAGCCCACTGCATTAATTACTACGACGCGCAAACCTTCTGGAGCACCCTCGAAGTGCACACCGACCTCGTGGCCGGACGTTACCTCGCCATCGGATTGGACAACGACCAGCCGATGTATGACTTCACCATCGAGCGCGACGAACGCGATTACTCGCCCAACGCCCTGCGCAAGGCTGGCATCCGGTAA
- a CDS encoding DUF1302 domain-containing protein produces MQRIVTTRRWWLAGSLLITSSLGAITFTEGDLSGSWDTTISAGGIYRLDDPDPDLYGTSNGGNANSVNTDDGNLNFTDGWVSKAFKVTSELELTYGDHLGFFTRGSWLYDDAVEGANNLRKPLRAEALDRAGNRLDYFDLYGVVRFDVGDTPVDVRLGRQVLSLGESTFLPNGNNIVNPVEVANLRVPGAELREGFLPVNMLKVSADLTYNLSVEAFWLLEFRHTEIEPAGTYFSTNDFASRGGDMVFLGFGALPDTGTLGAIPRGRDDEGNNYNQWGLALRYLAPGLNDTEFGVYFAKFHSRLPLINAITPARPISSAEVQGTASAIAQQQLVPAMIANGVPAQAIPSILPTLLGAALTNVPAAAIPGIPSLAPFAAFYPAAQSIAAGAKQVGLLNAAATANYFIEYPEDITMLGASFNADLANLGVAWQGEVSYKHDMPLQVDDVELLFAALSTLAPQFGANNQVGDYLGQYGTIVRGHRRHDVWTAQSTMTKVFGPTLGASSLTVLGEVGGLWADLPAKDVLRYEVSGTYTSGNQASMIGTGSALPATPLSYFADDFAWGYQLLARLEYNNLFAGINVLPTIAFSHDVTGNSPAPLSNYLEGRKSLSLSTEFVFQNTWSADIRYVNYFGGGVQNLLGDRDFFATTIKYSF; encoded by the coding sequence ATGCAACGCATTGTAACTACTCGCCGCTGGTGGCTGGCGGGCTCCCTCCTGATTACCTCGTCACTCGGCGCCATCACTTTTACGGAAGGCGATCTCAGCGGCAGCTGGGACACCACCATTTCCGCCGGCGGCATCTACCGTCTGGACGACCCCGATCCCGACCTCTACGGCACTTCCAACGGCGGCAACGCCAACTCCGTCAACACCGATGACGGCAACCTGAACTTCACCGACGGATGGGTCTCCAAGGCCTTCAAGGTCACCTCCGAACTCGAGCTGACCTACGGCGACCATCTCGGTTTCTTCACCCGGGGTTCCTGGCTCTACGACGACGCCGTCGAAGGAGCGAACAATCTGCGCAAACCACTCCGTGCCGAAGCACTCGACCGCGCCGGCAATCGGCTCGACTACTTTGATCTCTACGGCGTCGTGCGCTTCGATGTCGGCGATACGCCCGTCGACGTGCGCCTCGGTCGCCAGGTGCTCAGCCTCGGCGAAAGCACGTTCCTGCCCAACGGCAACAACATCGTGAATCCCGTCGAGGTCGCCAATCTGCGCGTCCCCGGCGCCGAACTCCGCGAGGGGTTTCTCCCGGTCAACATGCTGAAGGTCTCGGCCGACCTCACCTACAACCTGTCCGTCGAAGCGTTCTGGTTGCTGGAGTTCCGCCACACCGAAATCGAACCCGCCGGCACTTATTTTTCGACCAACGACTTCGCCTCGCGCGGCGGTGACATGGTGTTCCTCGGTTTCGGCGCCTTGCCCGATACCGGCACACTCGGCGCCATCCCCCGCGGTCGGGATGACGAGGGCAACAACTACAACCAATGGGGCCTCGCCCTGCGTTACCTCGCCCCCGGCCTCAACGACACCGAGTTCGGCGTTTACTTCGCCAAGTTCCACAGCCGCTTGCCGCTGATCAACGCCATCACGCCCGCCCGCCCGATCAGCTCCGCCGAGGTGCAGGGCACCGCCTCCGCCATCGCCCAGCAGCAACTCGTGCCCGCCATGATCGCCAACGGCGTGCCGGCGCAGGCGATTCCCTCCATCCTGCCGACGCTCCTCGGCGCCGCACTCACCAATGTGCCCGCCGCCGCTATTCCCGGCATCCCGTCGCTCGCGCCGTTCGCCGCGTTTTACCCGGCCGCCCAGAGCATTGCCGCCGGAGCCAAGCAGGTCGGTCTGCTCAACGCCGCCGCCACCGCCAACTACTTCATCGAGTATCCCGAGGACATCACCATGCTCGGCGCCAGCTTCAACGCCGACCTCGCCAATCTCGGCGTCGCCTGGCAGGGGGAGGTCTCCTACAAGCACGACATGCCCCTGCAGGTCGACGATGTGGAGCTGCTCTTCGCGGCCCTGTCCACGCTCGCCCCGCAGTTTGGAGCCAATAATCAGGTCGGCGACTACCTTGGCCAATACGGCACCATCGTCCGTGGTCATCGCCGCCACGACGTTTGGACCGCCCAGTCGACGATGACCAAGGTCTTCGGTCCCACCCTCGGGGCCAGCTCGCTCACCGTGCTCGGTGAAGTCGGTGGCCTCTGGGCCGACCTGCCCGCCAAGGATGTCCTGCGTTACGAAGTCTCCGGCACCTACACGTCGGGTAACCAAGCGTCCATGATCGGCACCGGCAGCGCCCTCCCCGCGACTCCGCTGAGCTACTTCGCCGACGACTTCGCGTGGGGCTATCAACTGCTCGCCCGACTCGAATACAACAACCTGTTTGCCGGCATCAATGTGCTGCCGACCATCGCATTCAGCCACGACGTTACCGGCAACAGCCCCGCGCCGTTGTCCAACTATCTTGAGGGACGCAAGTCGCTGAGCCTCTCCACCGAGTTCGTCTTCCAAAACACCTGGTCGGCCGACATTCGCTACGTGAACTACTTCGGGGGTGGCGTGCAAAACCTGCTCGGTGACCGCGATTTCTTCGCCACCACCATCAAGTATTCCTTCTAA
- a CDS encoding WD40/YVTN/BNR-like repeat-containing protein, with protein MSWFRSIALMDVGRKARPTQPIRRGSGFTPDTSTAPRGSGFMPDTLRRFLAVVATLFTASLVNAAAPGPLLLDAALVGNDIVAVGERGVIRRSTDDGQTWSPVTSGVPYTLCAISFADTRNGWAAGHGAVILRTTDGGKIWAHQFTGPDPESPFLDVLALDHGHVIAVGAFGAFFESHDAGATWEQQWILDDDVHLNRITRTVGGTLFLAGEFGTLLRSTDHGATWEHLSTGDDGSLYGVIELANDSLLAYGLRGRVYRSTDHGDNWTALKTPGTGLIMTGIELASARTVILAGQARTWWMSHDHGATFVAAGDVTPAIAEVLLTPHGKLLTFGEDGAQVAP; from the coding sequence ATGTCCTGGTTCCGTTCCATCGCCTTGATGGATGTCGGGCGTAAAGCCCGACCCACCCAACCCATCCGCCGAGGGTCGGGCTTCACGCCCGACACCTCCACCGCCCCCCGTGGGTCGGGCTTTATGCCCGACACCCTCAGACGCTTCCTGGCCGTCGTAGCCACCCTGTTCACGGCCTCGCTCGTCAACGCCGCCGCTCCCGGACCGCTCCTGCTCGACGCCGCGCTGGTCGGCAACGACATCGTCGCCGTCGGCGAACGCGGTGTAATTCGCCGCTCCACCGATGACGGCCAGACCTGGTCCCCCGTCACGTCCGGCGTGCCCTACACGCTCTGCGCCATCAGTTTCGCGGACACCCGCAATGGCTGGGCGGCCGGCCACGGCGCCGTCATTCTGCGCACCACCGACGGCGGCAAAATTTGGGCCCATCAGTTCACCGGCCCCGATCCCGAATCGCCGTTTCTCGACGTGTTGGCCCTCGACCACGGCCACGTCATCGCCGTCGGGGCCTTCGGGGCCTTCTTCGAGTCTCACGACGCCGGCGCGACGTGGGAGCAGCAATGGATCCTCGATGACGACGTGCACCTCAATCGCATCACGCGCACCGTGGGCGGCACGTTGTTCCTCGCCGGGGAATTCGGCACCCTCCTCCGCTCCACCGACCACGGTGCCACTTGGGAACACCTCAGCACCGGCGACGACGGCTCGCTCTATGGCGTGATCGAACTCGCCAATGATTCCCTCCTCGCCTACGGCCTGCGCGGTCGCGTTTACCGCAGCACCGATCACGGTGACAACTGGACCGCCCTCAAAACCCCCGGCACCGGCCTCATCATGACCGGCATCGAACTCGCCTCGGCCCGCACCGTGATTCTCGCCGGCCAGGCCCGCACCTGGTGGATGAGTCACGACCACGGCGCGACCTTCGTAGCCGCCGGCGACGTCACCCCCGCCATTGCCGAAGTCCTGCTCACGCCCCACGGCAAACTCCTCACCTTCGGCGAAGACGGTGCGCAAGTGGCACCGTGA
- a CDS encoding efflux RND transporter permease subunit, giving the protein MKARVITLLETFVFDHRTKLVVGFIALTVLMGWFASRTHVDASFKKSLPLEHPYIQTFTEFESDFGGANRVVIALMAKDGNIFTPEFFAALREATDAVFFLPGVDRAQVQSLFTPNVRYVEVVDDGFAGGNVIPADFTPTPANFARVKSNIIKSGKLGQLVANDFSGAIISAQLLEVDPATGERIDYIEVANALEADIRDQFEGWAVDVRMGVHIIGFAKVIGDISDGARNVLFFFGVAFVITGLLVLFYSQSLKLTAFTLGCATIAVIWQLGALNALGFGLDPFSILVPFLIFAIGVSHGVQMMRAYRAEAFSGHSSVEAARAAFRQLLVPGGVALLTDTLGFVTMLIIKIEVIRELAITASLGVAVILITNLFLLPILLSYVQLPDHYQEKIAARRERTDAAWRRVCVVMRPDVSAAILLLCAGLGWWAFGQSQKVRIGDINAGMPELRQTSRYNEDSRVITEKFSIGVDILSVIAEGGPDACVDYEVVTLMDQFAGHMRTIPGVQSIISLPTVAKIVNAGWNEGSLKWRILPSHPQALAQAVSPIETATGLLNADGSVMPIMIFLSDHRAETLTGVTDAVKAFAAAHPSDKVRFRLASGNAGVMAATNEVVQAAQYPIVFWVFGAVITLCLITFRSIRAMLCIVLPLLLVSYLGYALMVYLEIGLKTSTLPVVALGVGIGVDYGIYIFSRLSEAMREGKAFEDAMFEAFTRTGSAVVFTGLTLAIGVSTWIFSQLKFQADMGVLLTFMFLVNMIAAIIILPALARWLYRRPRQNA; this is encoded by the coding sequence ATGAAGGCCCGCGTCATCACCTTGCTTGAAACCTTCGTCTTCGACCATCGCACCAAGTTGGTCGTCGGCTTCATCGCGCTCACGGTGCTGATGGGTTGGTTCGCATCGCGCACGCACGTGGACGCGAGTTTCAAAAAATCACTGCCGCTGGAGCATCCCTACATTCAAACTTTCACCGAGTTCGAGTCCGACTTCGGCGGGGCCAATCGTGTGGTCATCGCACTCATGGCCAAGGACGGCAATATCTTCACCCCCGAGTTCTTCGCCGCCCTGCGCGAAGCCACCGACGCCGTCTTTTTCCTGCCGGGCGTCGACCGCGCCCAGGTCCAATCACTCTTCACCCCCAACGTCCGCTACGTCGAAGTCGTCGACGACGGCTTCGCCGGGGGCAACGTCATCCCGGCCGACTTCACGCCGACGCCAGCCAACTTCGCCCGCGTCAAATCCAACATCATCAAGTCGGGCAAACTCGGGCAGTTGGTCGCCAACGATTTTTCCGGAGCCATCATCAGCGCCCAACTCCTTGAGGTCGACCCCGCCACCGGCGAACGCATCGACTACATCGAAGTCGCCAACGCCCTCGAAGCCGACATCCGCGATCAGTTCGAGGGCTGGGCCGTCGACGTGCGCATGGGCGTGCACATCATCGGGTTTGCCAAGGTCATCGGCGACATCAGTGACGGCGCCCGCAACGTCCTGTTTTTCTTCGGCGTGGCCTTCGTCATCACCGGTCTGCTGGTGCTCTTTTACTCTCAATCGCTCAAGCTCACGGCGTTCACGCTCGGCTGCGCGACGATCGCCGTCATCTGGCAACTCGGTGCCCTCAACGCTCTCGGCTTCGGGCTCGATCCGTTCTCCATTCTCGTGCCGTTTCTCATCTTCGCCATCGGCGTGAGCCACGGCGTGCAGATGATGCGCGCCTACCGCGCCGAAGCCTTTTCGGGTCACTCCAGCGTCGAAGCCGCGCGCGCCGCGTTCCGACAACTGCTCGTGCCCGGCGGCGTCGCGCTGCTCACCGACACGCTCGGCTTCGTCACGATGCTCATCATCAAGATCGAGGTCATCCGCGAACTCGCCATCACCGCTTCGCTCGGCGTGGCCGTCATCCTCATCACCAATCTCTTCCTCCTGCCTATTCTGCTCTCCTACGTGCAGTTGCCCGATCACTATCAGGAGAAAATCGCCGCCCGCCGCGAACGCACCGATGCCGCGTGGCGCCGGGTCTGCGTCGTCATGCGGCCCGACGTTTCCGCCGCTATTCTCCTGCTGTGTGCCGGGCTCGGCTGGTGGGCGTTTGGTCAGTCCCAAAAAGTCCGCATTGGCGATATCAACGCCGGCATGCCCGAGCTCCGCCAAACCTCGCGCTACAACGAAGACAGCCGCGTCATCACGGAGAAATTTTCCATCGGCGTGGACATCCTCTCCGTCATCGCCGAAGGCGGTCCCGATGCCTGCGTCGACTACGAGGTCGTCACGCTCATGGATCAGTTTGCCGGCCACATGCGCACCATTCCGGGTGTGCAGTCGATCATCAGCCTGCCCACCGTCGCTAAAATCGTCAACGCAGGCTGGAACGAAGGATCGTTGAAATGGCGCATCCTGCCCTCGCACCCGCAGGCGCTCGCTCAAGCTGTTTCTCCCATCGAGACCGCGACCGGCTTGCTTAACGCCGACGGCAGTGTGATGCCCATCATGATCTTCCTATCCGACCACCGCGCCGAAACCCTCACCGGCGTGACCGATGCGGTGAAAGCGTTCGCCGCCGCGCACCCGTCCGACAAAGTCCGCTTCCGCCTGGCCAGCGGCAACGCCGGTGTCATGGCCGCGACCAACGAAGTCGTGCAGGCCGCCCAATACCCCATCGTGTTTTGGGTCTTCGGGGCCGTGATCACGCTTTGCCTGATCACGTTCCGCTCGATCCGTGCCATGCTCTGCATCGTGCTACCGCTGCTGCTCGTGAGCTATCTCGGTTACGCGCTCATGGTGTATTTGGAAATCGGCCTGAAGACCTCCACTCTGCCCGTCGTCGCGCTCGGTGTCGGCATTGGCGTCGACTACGGTATCTACATCTTCTCGCGCCTCTCCGAAGCCATGCGGGAAGGCAAAGCCTTTGAGGACGCCATGTTTGAAGCCTTCACTCGCACCGGAAGTGCGGTGGTATTCACGGGACTTACTTTGGCGATCGGGGTGAGCACGTGGATCTTTTCTCAACTCAAGTTCCAAGCCGACATGGGCGTGCTCCTCACCTTCATGTTCCTTGTCAACATGATCGCCGCCATCATCATCCTCCCCGCCCTCGCCCGCTGGCTCTACCGCCGCCCCCGCCAGAACGCCTGA
- a CDS encoding GNAT family N-acetyltransferase: MPDAFLDELDIERRTKRWSTILSASQSETFVLESENKIVAWLSYGPCRDDDCEDSVEVWALYVCPSQWRCGYGSALMRFAENLARESRRGNIALWVLEQNLAGRHFYERLGYVPDGVKKPIEIGNLSLEELRYQRKVTPEGAPALIPSNRPSVAKQKTFGFSQQGFPRYRWK, from the coding sequence GTGCCCGATGCGTTCTTGGACGAATTGGACATTGAGCGGAGAACGAAGCGGTGGAGCACCATTTTGTCTGCGTCTCAGAGCGAAACGTTTGTTCTGGAGTCCGAGAATAAAATAGTGGCTTGGCTGTCCTACGGCCCATGCCGGGATGATGATTGCGAGGATTCCGTCGAAGTGTGGGCGCTCTATGTCTGCCCTTCTCAATGGCGGTGCGGATATGGAAGCGCCTTGATGCGGTTTGCCGAAAATCTCGCCCGCGAATCTCGCCGCGGAAATATCGCACTCTGGGTGTTGGAGCAAAACCTGGCCGGAAGGCACTTCTACGAGCGGCTTGGATACGTTCCCGATGGAGTCAAAAAGCCGATAGAAATCGGAAATCTTTCCCTCGAAGAACTACGGTATCAAAGGAAAGTAACACCAGAAGGCGCCCCCGCCTTAATACCTTCTAATCGGCCCTCGGTGGCTAAACAAAAAACCTTTGGGTTCTCCCAGCAGGGCTTCCCCAGATATCGATGGAAATAA